A single Stigmatopora argus isolate UIUO_Sarg chromosome 7, RoL_Sarg_1.0, whole genome shotgun sequence DNA region contains:
- the LOC144077300 gene encoding GTP-binding protein 1-like isoform X2 encodes MASSVTTGSAAIAAECPVPACMFAPDHGFEAADDAACESFDDVGGNNGESPEVLDLSNKMILVSPTGEQYDALQQHLHQRLNEGCGETIFVVGMGSDGGDYGLNVGDMEASVATVQSLCEQVEADLIPLRERTEAGGKIYDYLIRRRVGEQDFLEVRVAVVGNVDAGKSTLLGVLTHGELDNGRGFARQKLFRHKHEMESGRTSSVGNDILGFDHEGQVVNKPDSHGGSLDWTTICEKSSKVITFIDLAGHEKYLKTTVFGMTGHLPDFCMLMVGSNAGIVGMTKEHLGLALALNVPVFVVVTKIDMCPANILQETLKLLQRLLKSPGCRKIPVLVQNKDDVIVTASNFSSERMCPIFQISNVTGENMDLLKMFLNLLSSRTAFNDNEPAEFQIDDTYSVPGVGTVVSGTTLRGRISLNDTLLLGPDPLGVFIPITVKSIHRKRMPVKEVRGGQTASFALKKIKRSSIRKGMVMVSPKLMPQATWEFEAEILVLHHPTTISPRYQAMVHCGSIRQTATILTMNKDCLRTGDKAAVHFRFIKTPEYLHCDHKLVFREGRTKAVGTITKLLQSVSTQAAKAQQAKMLAGKKMFKEGADEARPSSPNSNSLALKTGGGGRRRGGQRHRGKGSTNIVMLTPPVPTATPSTAAMGIV; translated from the exons ATGGCGTCGTCGGTGACGACGGGGTCGGCGGCGATCGCTGCCGAATGCCCTGTCCCGGCGTGTATGTTTGCCCCCGACCATGGATTTGAAGCCGCAGACGACGCTGCATGTGAGAGCTTCGACGACGTGGGGGGCAACAACGGCGAGTCCCCAGAAGTTTTGGACTTGAGCAACAAG atGATCCTGGTGAGCCCGACAGGTGAACAGTACGACGCACTACAGCAACACCTACATCAGCGGCTAAATGAGGGATGCGGGGAGACCATCTTTGTGGTCGGAATGGGCTCag atggtggtgacTATGGCCTGAACGTCGGAGACATGGAGGCATCGGTGGCCACCGTGCAGTCGCTGTGCGAACAAGTGGAAGCTGATCTCATCCCACTAAGGGAGCGGACGGAAGCCGGCGGCAAGATCTACGACTACCTCATCCGACGCCGTGTGGGCGAACAGGACTTTCTAGAAGTCAG GGTTGCTGTAGTGGGCAATGTTGATGCCGGAAAGAGCACTTTGCTTGGTGTACTGACCCACGGTGAATTGGACAACGGCCGGGGCTTCGCGCGCCAGAAGCTCTTCAGGCACAAGCATGAGATGGAGAGTGGTAGGACCAGCAGTGTGGGCAATGACATTTTGGGTTTTGACCATGAAGGCCAG GTTGTCAACAAGCCCGACAGTCATGGTGGCAGCCTGGACTGGACAACAATTTGTGAGAAGTCGTCCAAGGTGATCACCTTCATAGACCTGGCGGGCCACGAAAAGTATCTGAAGACCACGGTGTTCGGCATGACCGGACACCTGCCTGACTTTTGCATGCTTATG GTTGGCAGCAATGCCGGCATCGTAGGCATGACCAAAGAGCATCTGGGCCTGGCGCTGGCCTTAAACGTGCCCGTATTTGTGGTGGTCACCAAGATAGACATGTGTCCCGCCAACATTCTGCAAG AAACACTAAAACTACTGCAACGGCTACTAAAGTCTCCAGGCTGCAGAAAGATCCCCGTTTTGGTCCAGAACAAGGATGACGTCATAGTCACAGCCTCAAACTTCAGCTCGGAGAG GATGTGTCCAATATTCCAGATCTCCAATGTGACGGGAGAAAACATGGACCTCCTGAAAATGTTCCTCAACCTGCTCTCCTCCAGGACTGCCTTTAATGACAACGAGCCCGCAGAGTTCCAAATAGATGACACGTATTCCGTACCG GGTGTGGGCACAGTGGTATCGGGCACCACGTTGCGTGGCAGAATCAGCCTCAATGACACACTTCTCCTGGGTCCCGACCCTTTGGGTGTCTTCATCCCAATCACTGTCAAGTCCATCCATCGCAAGAGAATGCCGGTCAAGGAGGTGCGAGGTGGGCAGACGGCGTCTTTTGCACTCAAAAAG ATCAAGCGCTCGTCGATACGGAAAGGCATGGTGATGGTCTCTCCCAAGCTCATGCCACAAGCCACCTGGGAGTTTGAAGCAGAGATTCTGGTGCTGCACCACCCCACCACGATATCACCGCGTTACCAGGCCATGG TCCACTGCGGCAGCATCAGACAGACAGCCACCATTTTAACAATGAACAAAGACTGCTTGAGGACTGGCGACAAGGCAGCGGTCCATTTCCGCTTCATCAAGACGCCAGAGTACTTGCATTGCGACCACAAGCTGGTGTTCCGGGAGGGCCGTACCAAAGCCGTGGGCACCATCACCAAG CTCCTGCAGTCGGTTAGTACGCAGGCAGCCAAGGCGCAGCAGGCCAAAATGCTGGCGGGCAAGAAAATGTTCAAGGAAGGAGCAGACGAAGCACGGCCAAGCAGTCCCAACTCCAATTCACTTGCG CTCAAAACGGGAGGCGGAGGACGGCGACGAGGCGGCCAAAGGCACCGAGGGAAAGGAAGTACCAACATAGTGATGTTGACACCACCAGTCCCCACTGCAACCCCGTCAACGGCAGCAATGGGCATTGTTTAG
- the lgals2b gene encoding lectin, galactoside-binding, soluble, 2b yields MKIEDISIKEGQDFKISIKPDNDCDRFSINIGHDSENIALHFNPRFDDSVIVCNSMSGGSWGDEQRDGNLCFEQGNESKFSINFNYEEFFIRLPDGSMISFPNRLGDGKYTYFDVRGEAKIISLKLR; encoded by the exons ATG aAAATCGAGGACATAAGCATTAAGGAGGGCCAGGATTTTAAGATCAGTATCAAGCCCGACAATGACTGCGACAG ATTCTCCATCAATATCGGCCATGACTCCGAAAACATCGCACTGCACTTCAACCCGCGCTTTGACGACAGTGTCATTGTTTGCAACTCAATGTCGGGAGGCTCCTGGGGGGATGAGCAACGTGACGGAAACCTGTGCTTTGAGCAGGGCAATGAGAGCAAG TTCAGCATAAACTTTAACTATGAGGAGTTCTTTATCAGGCTTCCTGATGGGTCCATGATAAGCTTCCCCAACCGATTGGGTGACGGCAAGTACACATACTTTGATGTTAGAGGCGAAGCCAAGATCATCAGCCTCAAGCTCAGGTAG
- the uts2r4 gene encoding urotensin-2 receptor — MNSNGSNTSENSSIGDVAGTGSGGLWVTSLLGATLSVMWLLGTAGNVYTLAIMRSAAPRRPGSVYIYVANLALADLLYLSTIPFVVCTYFAHDWLFGDIGCRVLLSLDLLTMHASVFILVAMSLERYRAVAQPLSTRNSSPQSRRMAATAIWVTAFVLTLPMMVMIRLRQDKPTPAGVVKRMCFPTWTLEAFKVYVGILFLTSVLVPGLVMVSLYVGLAKRYWASQARLGGRGHSTQRRGLKQRIVVMIFSIVVAYWACFLPFWGWQLTQLFSPESLKGLSPATHNYVNFFVTCLTYGNSCINPFLYTLLTRNYKDYLAQKSQSTVASRIEATRS; from the exons ATGAACTCTAATGGCTCAAATACTTCAGAGAATAGCAGCATTGGCGACGTGGCTGGCACGGGTTCGGGTGGCCTTTGGGTGACATCCCTGCTGGGTGCCACCCTATCAGTCATGTGGTTACTTGGCACAGCAGGCAACGTGTACACCTTGGCCATCATGCGTTCAGCTGCGCCACGCCGCCCAGGCTCAGTCTATATCTACGTAGCCAACCTAGCGCTGGCTGACCTGCTCTACCTCTCCACCATCCCATTCGTGGTCTGCACCTACTTTGCCCACGACTGGCTATTTGGAGACATCGGGTGTCGGGTTCTGCTGAGTTTGGACCTGCTCACCATGCACGCCAGTGTATTCATCCTGGTCGCTATGAGTTTGGAGCGCTACCGGGCCGTGGCCCAGCCCCTCAGCACTCGAAACTCGTCCCCACAGAGCCGCAGGATGGCAGCTACTGCCATCTGGGTCACAGCCTTTGTGCTCACTCTGCCCATGATGGTTATGATCCGACTAAG ACAAGACAAGCCAACTCCAGCCGGTGTGGTGAAGAGGATGTGCTTCCCGACATGGACCCTGGAGGCTTTCAAAGTCTACGTGGGCATCTTGTTCCTGACCAGCGTTCTGGTGCCAGGCCTGGTCATGGTCTCGCTGTACGTGGGCCTAGCCAAGCGCTACTGGGCCTCGCAGGCCCGCCTGGGAGGACGAGGGCACTCAACCCAACGGCGAGGGCTCAAACAGCGCATAGTGGTGATGATCTTCAGCATCGTGGTGGCCTACTGGGCCTGTTTCCTTCCCTTCTGGGGATGGCAGTTGACCCAGCTCTTCTCCCCAGAGTCCCTCAAGGGTCTATCCCCCGCCACACACAACTACGTAAATTTTTTCGTCACCTGTCTGACATACGGCAACAGTTGCATCAATCCCTTTCTCTACACGCTGCTCACCCGAAACTACAAGGACTACCTGGCACAGAAAAGCCAGTCCACAGTGGCCAGCAGGATTGAGGCAACTAGAAGCTGA
- the LOC144077302 gene encoding arf-GAP with dual PH domain-containing protein 1 produces MSMSTRALREILQRAGNDTCADCGAPDPDWGSTSLGVFICLACSGIHRNIPGTSKVKSLSLSHWEDHEVQFMAENGNELMRSKYEAAVPFYYYKPSHKDCQVLKEQWIRAKYERNEFTEPGKTSTYEQATRDGTLMKMGRDNGQFLSRRFVLCEREGTLKYFTKHDAKEPKAVIKVDSINATFQPEKIGHPNGLQITYLKDYSTRNIFLYHDSGKEIVDWLNSIRAVQLHYMKVAFPGATDAELVPKLTRNFLKEGYMEKTGPRQTEGFKKRWFTLDQRRLMYFKDPLDAFAKGEVFLGSKEHYSASPGLPAGTYCNGAWQHGITIVTPDRCFLFTCETENEQQEWLKLFNDVMNAQMSPQEHTMEALFKHRH; encoded by the exons ATGTCGATGTCGACTCGAGCACTCAGGGAGATCCTACAAAGAGCAGGAAATGACACCTGTGCAGACTGTGGGGCTCCAG ATCCCGACTGGGGTTCAACATCGTTGGGGGTCTTCATCTGCCTGGCCTGTTCGGGCATTCACCGAAACATTCCTGGCACGAGCAAAGTGAAATCGCTGAGTCTTTCCCACTGGGAGGACCACGAGGTCCAG tttATGGCAGAGAATGGAAATGAGCTGATGAGAAGCAAATACGAGGCTGCTGTTCCTTTCTACTACTACAAGCCATCGCACAAAGACTGCCA GGTGTTGAAAGAGCAATGGATACGAGCAAAGTACGAGCGCAATGAATTCACTGAACCTGGAAAAACTTCAACTTATGAGCAAG CCACTAGGGATGGCACCTTGATGAAAATGGGGCGGGACAACGGGCAGTTCCTTAGCAGGCGTTTCGTCCTCTGCGAGCGTGAGGGCACGCTCAAGTACTTCACCAAACATGAT GCCAAGGAGCCCAAAGCAGTGATCAAGGTGGACAGCATCAACGCTACCTTCCAGCCTGAAAAGATTGGACACCCAAATGGCTTGCAGATCACTTACCTTAAAGACTATAGTACCCGCAACATCTTCCTTTACCATGACAGCGGCAAG GAGATTGTTGATTGGCTGAATTCTATTCGAGCCGTGCAGCTTCACTATATGAAGGTGGCCTTTCCTGGAGCTACGGATGCTGAG CTGGTTCCCAAACTGACCCGCAACTTCCTTAAAGAAGGCTACATGGAGAAAACAGGTCCCAGG CAAACTGAAGGCTTCAAGAAGCGATGGTTCACTTTGGACCAAAGACGTCTCATGTACTTTAAAGACCCTCTg GATGCCTTTGCAAAGGGCGAGGTATTTCTGGGCAGCAAGGAACACTACAGCGCATCGCCCGGTCTGCCCGCCGGGACCTACTGCAACGGCGCGTGGCAGCACGGCATCACTATCGTCACTCCAGACCGCTGCTTCCTATTCACGTGCGAGACGGAAAACGAGCAGCAAGAATGGCTCAAGCTCTTTAACGACGTCATGAATGCTCAAATGTCTCCGCAGGAACACACCA tgGAGGCTTTGTTCAAGCACAGACACTGA
- the LOC144077300 gene encoding GTP-binding protein 1-like isoform X1, producing the protein MTRPSRFRILLQAQARATHWAVDRTQLFLQPIEHIMASSVTTGSAAIAAECPVPACMFAPDHGFEAADDAACESFDDVGGNNGESPEVLDLSNKMILVSPTGEQYDALQQHLHQRLNEGCGETIFVVGMGSDGGDYGLNVGDMEASVATVQSLCEQVEADLIPLRERTEAGGKIYDYLIRRRVGEQDFLEVRVAVVGNVDAGKSTLLGVLTHGELDNGRGFARQKLFRHKHEMESGRTSSVGNDILGFDHEGQVVNKPDSHGGSLDWTTICEKSSKVITFIDLAGHEKYLKTTVFGMTGHLPDFCMLMVGSNAGIVGMTKEHLGLALALNVPVFVVVTKIDMCPANILQETLKLLQRLLKSPGCRKIPVLVQNKDDVIVTASNFSSERMCPIFQISNVTGENMDLLKMFLNLLSSRTAFNDNEPAEFQIDDTYSVPGVGTVVSGTTLRGRISLNDTLLLGPDPLGVFIPITVKSIHRKRMPVKEVRGGQTASFALKKIKRSSIRKGMVMVSPKLMPQATWEFEAEILVLHHPTTISPRYQAMVHCGSIRQTATILTMNKDCLRTGDKAAVHFRFIKTPEYLHCDHKLVFREGRTKAVGTITKLLQSVSTQAAKAQQAKMLAGKKMFKEGADEARPSSPNSNSLALKTGGGGRRRGGQRHRGKGSTNIVMLTPPVPTATPSTAAMGIV; encoded by the exons ATGACGCGTCCGTCAAGATTTCGGATTTTACTTCAGGCACAAGCGAGGGCAACACATTGGGCAGTAGACAGAACCCAACTCTTCCTCCAGCCAATAGA ACATATAATGGCGTCGTCGGTGACGACGGGGTCGGCGGCGATCGCTGCCGAATGCCCTGTCCCGGCGTGTATGTTTGCCCCCGACCATGGATTTGAAGCCGCAGACGACGCTGCATGTGAGAGCTTCGACGACGTGGGGGGCAACAACGGCGAGTCCCCAGAAGTTTTGGACTTGAGCAACAAG atGATCCTGGTGAGCCCGACAGGTGAACAGTACGACGCACTACAGCAACACCTACATCAGCGGCTAAATGAGGGATGCGGGGAGACCATCTTTGTGGTCGGAATGGGCTCag atggtggtgacTATGGCCTGAACGTCGGAGACATGGAGGCATCGGTGGCCACCGTGCAGTCGCTGTGCGAACAAGTGGAAGCTGATCTCATCCCACTAAGGGAGCGGACGGAAGCCGGCGGCAAGATCTACGACTACCTCATCCGACGCCGTGTGGGCGAACAGGACTTTCTAGAAGTCAG GGTTGCTGTAGTGGGCAATGTTGATGCCGGAAAGAGCACTTTGCTTGGTGTACTGACCCACGGTGAATTGGACAACGGCCGGGGCTTCGCGCGCCAGAAGCTCTTCAGGCACAAGCATGAGATGGAGAGTGGTAGGACCAGCAGTGTGGGCAATGACATTTTGGGTTTTGACCATGAAGGCCAG GTTGTCAACAAGCCCGACAGTCATGGTGGCAGCCTGGACTGGACAACAATTTGTGAGAAGTCGTCCAAGGTGATCACCTTCATAGACCTGGCGGGCCACGAAAAGTATCTGAAGACCACGGTGTTCGGCATGACCGGACACCTGCCTGACTTTTGCATGCTTATG GTTGGCAGCAATGCCGGCATCGTAGGCATGACCAAAGAGCATCTGGGCCTGGCGCTGGCCTTAAACGTGCCCGTATTTGTGGTGGTCACCAAGATAGACATGTGTCCCGCCAACATTCTGCAAG AAACACTAAAACTACTGCAACGGCTACTAAAGTCTCCAGGCTGCAGAAAGATCCCCGTTTTGGTCCAGAACAAGGATGACGTCATAGTCACAGCCTCAAACTTCAGCTCGGAGAG GATGTGTCCAATATTCCAGATCTCCAATGTGACGGGAGAAAACATGGACCTCCTGAAAATGTTCCTCAACCTGCTCTCCTCCAGGACTGCCTTTAATGACAACGAGCCCGCAGAGTTCCAAATAGATGACACGTATTCCGTACCG GGTGTGGGCACAGTGGTATCGGGCACCACGTTGCGTGGCAGAATCAGCCTCAATGACACACTTCTCCTGGGTCCCGACCCTTTGGGTGTCTTCATCCCAATCACTGTCAAGTCCATCCATCGCAAGAGAATGCCGGTCAAGGAGGTGCGAGGTGGGCAGACGGCGTCTTTTGCACTCAAAAAG ATCAAGCGCTCGTCGATACGGAAAGGCATGGTGATGGTCTCTCCCAAGCTCATGCCACAAGCCACCTGGGAGTTTGAAGCAGAGATTCTGGTGCTGCACCACCCCACCACGATATCACCGCGTTACCAGGCCATGG TCCACTGCGGCAGCATCAGACAGACAGCCACCATTTTAACAATGAACAAAGACTGCTTGAGGACTGGCGACAAGGCAGCGGTCCATTTCCGCTTCATCAAGACGCCAGAGTACTTGCATTGCGACCACAAGCTGGTGTTCCGGGAGGGCCGTACCAAAGCCGTGGGCACCATCACCAAG CTCCTGCAGTCGGTTAGTACGCAGGCAGCCAAGGCGCAGCAGGCCAAAATGCTGGCGGGCAAGAAAATGTTCAAGGAAGGAGCAGACGAAGCACGGCCAAGCAGTCCCAACTCCAATTCACTTGCG CTCAAAACGGGAGGCGGAGGACGGCGACGAGGCGGCCAAAGGCACCGAGGGAAAGGAAGTACCAACATAGTGATGTTGACACCACCAGTCCCCACTGCAACCCCGTCAACGGCAGCAATGGGCATTGTTTAG